A genomic segment from Dermatobacter hominis encodes:
- a CDS encoding VOC family protein, with the protein MDHTICLATTDRRRALAFYREGLGLEPFGPLADDGVPEPLQFRLAPNVALMLIPTGGFGWVAGEGRVAPPGTNECVLSLYATDQFGVQARYEAAIASGATTVYEPSQRRGAHTQPRSPTRTGTSG; encoded by the coding sequence ATGGACCACACGATCTGCCTGGCCACCACGGACCGGCGCCGCGCGCTCGCCTTCTACCGGGAGGGGCTCGGGTTGGAGCCCTTCGGTCCGCTCGCGGACGACGGTGTCCCCGAGCCGCTCCAGTTCCGCCTCGCCCCGAACGTGGCCCTGATGCTCATCCCGACCGGTGGCTTCGGGTGGGTCGCCGGCGAAGGCCGCGTCGCGCCGCCGGGGACCAACGAGTGCGTCCTCTCGCTCTACGCCACCGACCAGTTCGGCGTGCAGGCCCGGTACGAGGCCGCCATCGCCTCCGGCGCGACGACCGTCTACGAGCCGTCGCAGAGACGTGGGGCGCATACGCAGCCCAGGTCACCGACCCGGACGGGCACCTCTGGATGA
- a CDS encoding MEDS domain-containing protein, protein MGSNVRGRAAADGTQRSVGVHVDGCGVGANDHASWAYSTDAERARLATAWVEEGLAAGRRAMYVGNGSLSSLIGELADVADLGARIEGGDLVVASADDVYDLRAPIDADQQLRVYAAAVDAAFEAGYLGLQVAADITVLVDDPERRLAHLHWEQVADRFISANPLSPLCLYDTRQIQGLDAIAAVHPLQGPGPPAFWVFGTGPRSASLRGEVDALSVDSLRDIFRTMPSTDVLDLSELTFVDGRVADTIHGELLRRRSHGDRIDLRGATTFVRRVWDLCGFDPELLGP, encoded by the coding sequence ATGGGCTCGAACGTGCGAGGACGGGCGGCCGCCGATGGCACCCAGCGCTCGGTGGGCGTCCACGTGGACGGGTGCGGGGTGGGGGCCAACGATCACGCCTCGTGGGCCTACTCGACCGACGCGGAACGAGCCCGACTTGCGACGGCCTGGGTCGAGGAGGGGCTCGCGGCGGGCCGGCGCGCCATGTACGTCGGGAACGGCTCGCTGTCGTCGTTGATCGGCGAGCTGGCGGACGTCGCCGACCTCGGCGCCCGGATCGAGGGCGGTGACCTGGTCGTCGCCTCGGCCGACGACGTGTACGACCTCCGCGCCCCGATCGATGCCGACCAGCAGCTCCGGGTCTACGCCGCTGCGGTGGACGCTGCGTTCGAAGCCGGATACCTCGGACTGCAGGTCGCGGCCGACATCACCGTGCTCGTCGACGATCCCGAGCGCCGTCTCGCCCATCTGCACTGGGAGCAGGTCGCCGACCGCTTCATCAGCGCGAACCCCCTGTCGCCGCTGTGCCTCTACGACACTCGCCAGATCCAGGGGCTGGACGCCATCGCGGCGGTCCACCCGCTCCAAGGACCCGGGCCACCGGCGTTCTGGGTGTTCGGCACGGGACCCCGGTCGGCGAGCCTCCGGGGCGAGGTGGACGCGCTCAGCGTGGACTCGCTGCGGGACATCTTCCGCACGATGCCCTCAACCGACGTGCTCGACCTCTCGGAGCTGACCTTCGTCGACGGCCGTGTCGCCGACACGATCCACGGCGAGCTCCTGCGGCGTCGATCGCACGGCGATCGGATCGACCTCCGTGGCGCCACGACCTTCGTGCGCCGGGTGTGGGATCTGTGCGGCTTCGATCCGGAGCTGCTCGGGCCCTGA
- a CDS encoding MEDS domain-containing protein, translating to MNAVAVAPGALDHTAVFHRGPAELAATMCEPLGEALDRGEAVLVSLTPDAWDPLRSALGRAAETVRWLHADDRYATPAGAMQALNRFVVESLGAGAPSMWSLGALTFDGSERDRAWMRYEHAVNDVMADVPLHAVCAYDLVLTPADALAHARSSHSGCHGEALGVIPTAPSDLMGGASGLDVPVEASVVDAVVETAASARSQVGVLSGSVPAPLLDDLRLAVSELVSNAVRYGSAPVRMTVWALPGSILLRVHDTGSGIRDPFADLRPAAPDARGGRGLGIVAQLGQLHFGHDDTGTSVTVVFDLGSG from the coding sequence GTGAACGCCGTGGCTGTCGCACCGGGTGCGCTCGACCACACCGCCGTCTTCCACCGGGGCCCGGCCGAGCTCGCAGCGACGATGTGCGAACCGTTGGGGGAAGCGCTCGATCGGGGCGAGGCCGTGCTCGTCTCGCTGACTCCGGATGCCTGGGACCCCCTGCGGTCAGCGTTGGGTCGGGCGGCCGAGACGGTCCGGTGGCTGCACGCCGACGATCGCTACGCCACCCCGGCAGGGGCGATGCAGGCGTTGAACCGGTTCGTCGTCGAGTCGCTCGGCGCCGGTGCGCCCTCGATGTGGTCCCTCGGTGCGCTCACCTTCGACGGCTCCGAGCGCGATCGCGCCTGGATGAGGTACGAGCACGCCGTGAACGACGTGATGGCCGACGTGCCCCTGCACGCGGTCTGCGCCTACGACCTCGTCCTGACCCCAGCGGACGCGCTCGCTCACGCGCGGTCGTCCCACTCCGGGTGCCACGGCGAGGCCCTCGGCGTCATCCCCACTGCCCCCAGCGACCTGATGGGGGGCGCGTCGGGCCTCGATGTCCCGGTCGAGGCGTCGGTCGTCGACGCGGTGGTCGAGACCGCAGCGTCGGCCCGATCGCAGGTCGGCGTCCTCTCCGGCTCGGTGCCGGCGCCGCTGCTGGACGATCTTCGGCTCGCCGTCAGCGAGCTGGTGTCCAACGCCGTCCGCTACGGCAGCGCACCGGTGCGCATGACGGTCTGGGCCCTGCCGGGATCCATCCTCCTCCGGGTGCACGACACCGGGTCCGGGATCCGAGATCCCTTCGCAGATCTCCGGCCGGCTGCGCCCGACGCACGGGGAGGTCGGGGCCTCGGCATCGTCGCCCAGCTCGGTCAGCTCCACTTCGGTCATGACGACACGGGAACGTCCGTCACGGTGGTGTTCGACCTGGGGTCCGGCTGA
- a CDS encoding PP2C family protein-serine/threonine phosphatase, whose product MRARRYDRTGMASWAPLLRAETLALLADSLPQLVWTSDAAGTVDYYNSRLTDYGRTDSADGIRWQPLVHPDDLAGTERAWAEASEAVQPYEFEHRMLMADGTYRWHLSRALPLRDEHGTVLKWFGTATDVHERRVQAERNLETSLVLQRALLPDSLPTSSGAVLAARYHPSSDAFEVGGDWYDATIVEGGLHLVIGDVAGTGPEAAAVMGAARHCIASSLRAGRSPAAALSDTSDYLHSLGHDFVTCAVVTVAADGATIEQVSAGHLPPLLVTAGTTSFAGAAIGRPLGTDDGAVYEATRRDASDIDQIVLFTDGLVERRHEPIDDSLERLRATVADISNLGAEDLCDALLERHAADAGDDVAVLVADLRE is encoded by the coding sequence GTGCGAGCGCGTCGCTACGACAGGACTGGGATGGCGTCGTGGGCGCCGCTGCTGCGGGCAGAGACGCTGGCCCTCCTCGCAGACTCGCTGCCCCAGCTGGTGTGGACGTCGGACGCGGCGGGCACGGTTGACTACTACAACTCCCGACTGACCGACTACGGCCGGACCGACTCTGCAGACGGCATCCGGTGGCAGCCCTTGGTCCACCCGGACGATCTCGCCGGAACCGAGCGCGCCTGGGCCGAGGCGTCGGAGGCCGTGCAGCCGTACGAGTTCGAGCACCGGATGCTGATGGCGGACGGGACCTACCGTTGGCACCTCAGCCGAGCCCTGCCCCTCCGCGACGAGCACGGTACCGTCCTCAAGTGGTTCGGCACGGCCACCGACGTCCACGAACGCCGCGTCCAGGCGGAGCGGAACCTCGAGACGTCGTTGGTCCTCCAGCGAGCGCTGCTCCCCGACTCCCTGCCGACGTCGAGCGGTGCCGTGCTCGCAGCCCGGTACCACCCCAGCTCCGACGCGTTCGAGGTCGGTGGCGACTGGTACGACGCGACGATCGTCGAGGGTGGCCTCCACCTCGTCATCGGCGACGTCGCGGGAACGGGACCTGAAGCAGCTGCGGTCATGGGCGCCGCCAGGCACTGCATCGCTTCGTCCCTCCGAGCCGGCCGATCTCCGGCAGCGGCGCTGAGCGACACCAGCGACTACCTCCACTCGCTCGGGCACGACTTCGTCACGTGCGCCGTCGTGACGGTCGCAGCCGACGGAGCGACCATCGAGCAGGTGAGCGCTGGACACCTCCCACCGCTCCTCGTCACCGCGGGCACGACCAGCTTCGCCGGGGCCGCGATCGGTCGCCCTCTCGGAACGGACGACGGCGCGGTCTACGAGGCGACGAGACGGGACGCGAGCGACATCGATCAGATCGTGCTGTTCACCGACGGGCTCGTCGAGCGGCGACACGAGCCGATCGATGACTCTCTGGAACGGCTCCGGGCGACGGTCGCCGACATCTCCAACCTCGGCGCGGAGGACCTCTGCGACGCGCTGCTCGAACGCCATGCCGCCGATGCCGGCGACGACGTCGCCGTCCTCGTGGCGGACCTCCGCGAATGA
- a CDS encoding SDR family oxidoreductase: MEVVSFGADAHTPLRHLITGLESTNPLTDSVVEAAAAAGHRLMLASGEQQVHDVRQRFGHLDVVDSVIGVDVTSHLGLSRLFQAVRNTWGAIDGVFHGVWCAPPTAVEGPFAGASGVDVCRAFEVNVYSYAAVARTVSGLASPTGVSMVGLDLSRAYWEQPNWLSVCSAALVQVNTSLSQQLARSGLRSNLVAPIIDAMPGSVRTERRPGTIAPVEPLTWTCQDPGPAADVVLMLLSPTSRSMTGQVVHADPAPTRLLASAGS; encoded by the coding sequence ATGGAAGTCGTCTCGTTCGGCGCCGATGCGCACACGCCGCTCCGTCACCTGATCACGGGCCTCGAATCGACCAACCCGTTGACGGACTCTGTCGTCGAGGCGGCAGCTGCGGCAGGGCACCGGCTCATGCTCGCCAGCGGCGAGCAGCAGGTCCACGACGTGCGACAGCGCTTCGGACACCTCGACGTGGTCGATTCCGTGATCGGTGTCGATGTCACCTCACACCTCGGCCTCAGTCGGCTCTTCCAGGCGGTGCGCAACACGTGGGGAGCGATCGACGGCGTCTTCCACGGTGTGTGGTGCGCTCCGCCGACGGCGGTCGAGGGGCCCTTCGCGGGCGCGAGCGGCGTCGACGTGTGTCGAGCGTTCGAGGTCAACGTCTACTCCTACGCCGCCGTGGCCCGGACCGTCAGCGGGCTGGCCTCGCCGACGGGCGTCTCGATGGTCGGCCTCGACCTCAGCCGCGCCTACTGGGAACAGCCCAACTGGCTGTCCGTCTGCAGCGCCGCCCTCGTCCAGGTGAACACGTCGCTCAGCCAGCAGCTGGCCCGGTCGGGTCTGCGCTCCAACCTGGTGGCGCCGATCATCGACGCCATGCCGGGATCGGTCCGGACCGAGCGCCGGCCCGGCACCATTGCGCCGGTCGAGCCGTTGACGTGGACGTGCCAGGACCCTGGACCGGCGGCCGACGTGGTCCTGATGCTCCTCTCTCCCACCTCCCGCTCGATGACCGGTCAGGTGGTGCACGCGGATCCGGCACCGACGAGGCTGCTCGCCTCCGCAGGGAGCTGA
- the fabI gene encoding enoyl-ACP reductase FabI has protein sequence MTILEGRTLLITGVVTTDSIAFSVARRAIGFGADVVLTALDRDRVRCEQAASELGVLDVFDLDVTRPADFERLEQRLRAERGHLDGALHAVAFAPRDALAGSFLAATEGSVAQAFATSAYSFASLARVLASLAPDRGASLVGLDFDAAAAWPVYNWMGVCKSALESINRYVARDLGAKGIRSNLVAAGPLHTRAANGIPNFNRLLSAWEERAPLAWDPTDNAPVADAVCFLMSDLGRAVTGEILHVDGGYHAIAAPLR, from the coding sequence GTGACGATCCTCGAGGGCCGGACCCTCCTCATCACCGGAGTCGTCACCACGGACTCCATCGCGTTCTCGGTCGCCCGGCGAGCGATCGGGTTCGGTGCGGATGTGGTGCTGACGGCGCTGGACCGTGATCGTGTGAGATGCGAGCAGGCAGCGTCGGAGCTCGGTGTGCTCGACGTGTTCGACCTCGACGTGACCCGGCCGGCCGACTTCGAGCGCCTCGAGCAGCGGCTCCGAGCTGAACGGGGGCACTTGGACGGAGCCCTGCACGCCGTGGCGTTCGCCCCTCGCGACGCGCTCGCCGGATCGTTCCTCGCAGCGACCGAGGGTTCCGTGGCGCAGGCATTCGCGACCTCGGCGTACTCCTTCGCATCGCTGGCACGGGTGCTCGCGTCGCTCGCCCCGGACCGGGGTGCCTCCCTCGTCGGACTCGACTTCGACGCAGCAGCGGCGTGGCCGGTCTACAACTGGATGGGCGTGTGCAAGTCGGCGCTCGAATCGATCAACCGGTACGTCGCCCGTGACCTTGGCGCCAAGGGCATCCGGAGCAACCTCGTCGCCGCCGGACCGCTCCACACGCGTGCCGCGAACGGCATCCCGAACTTCAACCGGTTGCTGTCGGCGTGGGAGGAGCGCGCGCCGCTCGCGTGGGACCCCACCGACAACGCGCCGGTGGCCGACGCGGTGTGCTTCCTGATGTCGGACCTGGGTCGGGCCGTGACCGGGGAGATCCTCCACGTGGACGGGGGTTACCACGCCATCGCCGCACCGCTGCGGTGA
- a CDS encoding helix-turn-helix transcriptional regulator, which translates to MVDEKPGWTFLTNHAHVLACIAEEPDIRGRDIAVRVGITERAAQAIVSDLVADGYVTRTRVGRRNHYAIHADAPLRHPLDRGITIGDLLVSLGKLKPTSRRAGHARVRKDRSSTG; encoded by the coding sequence GTGGTCGACGAGAAGCCGGGTTGGACGTTCCTGACCAACCACGCACACGTCCTCGCGTGCATCGCGGAGGAGCCGGACATACGGGGACGCGACATCGCGGTGCGCGTCGGCATCACGGAGCGGGCTGCTCAGGCGATCGTCTCCGACCTCGTGGCGGACGGCTACGTCACGAGGACCAGGGTGGGCCGCCGCAACCACTACGCGATCCACGCCGATGCGCCACTTCGCCACCCGCTCGACCGCGGGATCACGATCGGCGACCTCCTCGTCAGCCTCGGCAAGTTGAAGCCGACCTCGCGTCGAGCCGGTCATGCCCGCGTCCGCAAGGACAGGTCCTCGACGGGGTGA
- a CDS encoding DUF6671 family protein: MTETWQPYAGLAAILATKHGKESTIGPVLASVGLRVETVAVETDRFGTFAGDVPRPGTPDEVVVAKARAGMAAADRTLGLASEGAFFGHPDAPFLTVQAEAVALVDDDRGSVVFGRAQSPATWASAHVVTDQERLLRWCRTIGFPDQHLVVRLEAPDRRSSDHITGVDSLRTLQCAVEAFETRGRVLVEPDLRADRCPLRRPIIAAAAAALAEKLCRRCPRCGVPGFGEVAVSSGRPCGWCHGPTLEVGVRTDGCPASCGHVVERVVPGLADPGSCPRCNP, encoded by the coding sequence GTGACTGAGACCTGGCAGCCCTACGCCGGCCTGGCTGCGATCCTGGCGACCAAGCACGGCAAGGAGTCGACGATCGGACCGGTGCTCGCGTCGGTCGGCCTGCGGGTCGAGACCGTCGCCGTCGAGACGGACAGGTTCGGAACGTTCGCCGGTGACGTCCCGAGGCCGGGGACGCCCGACGAGGTGGTCGTCGCCAAGGCACGGGCCGGCATGGCCGCAGCTGACCGAACGCTGGGACTGGCGAGCGAGGGGGCGTTCTTCGGGCATCCCGACGCTCCGTTCCTGACGGTGCAGGCCGAGGCTGTCGCCCTCGTCGACGACGATCGGGGCTCTGTCGTGTTCGGTCGAGCCCAGAGCCCCGCGACCTGGGCATCTGCGCACGTCGTGACCGACCAGGAGCGGCTCCTGCGGTGGTGCCGGACCATCGGTTTCCCGGACCAGCACCTCGTCGTCCGCCTCGAGGCACCGGATCGACGGTCGTCCGACCACATCACCGGGGTTGACTCGCTGCGAACCCTCCAGTGCGCCGTCGAGGCGTTCGAGACACGAGGCCGCGTCCTCGTCGAGCCGGATCTCCGCGCCGACCGGTGCCCGCTGCGCCGACCGATCATCGCTGCGGCCGCAGCAGCACTGGCGGAGAAGCTCTGCCGCCGCTGCCCTCGGTGCGGGGTCCCGGGTTTCGGCGAGGTGGCCGTGTCGTCGGGGCGTCCGTGCGGATGGTGCCACGGCCCGACCCTCGAGGTCGGGGTCAGGACCGACGGGTGCCCGGCCTCGTGCGGGCACGTCGTCGAACGGGTCGTCCCGGGACTTGCGGACCCCGGTTCCTGCCCGAGGTGCAACCCATGA